A region from the Oceanidesulfovibrio marinus genome encodes:
- a CDS encoding branched-chain amino acid ABC transporter permease gives MDFVFLLQDVINGVLMGSIYGLVALGLTLVFGVLKVINFAHGSFIMVGMFVAYWAVALTGLHPYVALLLVVPAMFFFGYASQHWLIRPIFKAERDVREPTTVIIVTTGMWYVLDNLALLLFGPDYRALTPNPLKGQMLELGQIFISVPKLYGAVATFATCAGLYWFMQKTRTGRAIRAVSLDRDAASLMGINQWKIFNIAFGIGTAIAGIAGVVLTPFYNVYPSVGVPFDVKSFVIVVLGGLGSIPGALVGGIIVGLIESLGPMYMTATWTEAIVYGLFLMVLFFKPSGLFGQKHDW, from the coding sequence ATGGATTTTGTCTTCCTCCTCCAAGACGTAATCAACGGCGTGCTCATGGGGTCCATTTACGGACTGGTGGCGCTCGGCCTCACGCTCGTCTTCGGCGTGCTCAAGGTTATCAACTTCGCCCACGGCTCCTTCATCATGGTGGGCATGTTCGTGGCGTACTGGGCCGTGGCGCTCACCGGGCTGCACCCGTATGTGGCGCTGCTGCTGGTCGTTCCCGCCATGTTCTTCTTCGGCTACGCCTCGCAGCACTGGCTCATCCGGCCCATCTTCAAGGCGGAGCGCGACGTCCGCGAACCCACCACCGTGATCATCGTCACCACGGGCATGTGGTACGTGCTGGACAACCTCGCGCTGCTGCTCTTCGGCCCGGACTACCGCGCCCTCACCCCCAACCCGCTCAAGGGCCAAATGCTGGAGCTCGGCCAGATCTTCATCTCCGTGCCCAAGCTCTACGGCGCTGTCGCCACATTCGCCACCTGCGCCGGCCTCTACTGGTTCATGCAAAAGACGCGCACCGGCCGCGCCATCCGCGCCGTGAGCCTGGACCGCGACGCCGCCAGTTTGATGGGCATCAACCAATGGAAGATATTCAACATCGCCTTCGGCATCGGTACCGCCATCGCCGGCATCGCCGGCGTGGTGCTCACGCCTTTCTACAATGTCTATCCCAGCGTGGGCGTACCCTTTGACGTCAAGTCGTTCGTCATCGTGGTTCTGGGCGGACTGGGCAGCATCCCCGGAGCCCTTGTGGGCGGCATCATCGTCGGGCTCATCGAATCGCTGGGCCCCATGTACATGACCGCCACCTGGACCGAGGCCATTGTGTACGGCCTCTTCTTGATGGTGCTCTTCTTCAAACCTTCCGGCCTGTTCGGCCAGAAGCACGATTGGTAA
- a CDS encoding ABC transporter ATP-binding protein translates to MPLLELNDVNVSYGDVQVLYDVSLHVNEGEVVSIIGGNGAGKTTLLRTISGLLGVGSGAINFEGAPLHTLTPEKIVERGVVQVPEGRKLFHLMTVFDNLIVGAYNRRANAVKDETLKNVYELFPRLKERTEQLAMTLSGGEQQMVAIGRGMMACPKLLMLDEPSLGLAPILMQEIFNNVRAIADQGATVLLVEQDVKNSLALSDRAYVLEHGRVAMEGEASHLMNDPHVKTAYLGL, encoded by the coding sequence ATGCCGCTGCTTGAGTTGAACGACGTCAATGTCTCCTACGGCGATGTTCAGGTTCTGTACGACGTGTCCCTGCACGTGAACGAGGGCGAGGTCGTCTCCATCATCGGCGGCAACGGCGCCGGCAAGACCACCCTGCTGCGCACCATCTCCGGCCTGCTCGGCGTGGGCTCGGGCGCCATCAACTTCGAGGGCGCGCCCCTGCATACGCTGACACCCGAGAAAATCGTGGAGCGCGGCGTGGTTCAGGTTCCGGAGGGACGAAAGCTCTTCCACCTCATGACTGTTTTCGATAATCTCATCGTTGGCGCGTACAACAGGCGCGCCAATGCGGTGAAGGACGAAACCCTCAAGAACGTGTACGAGCTCTTTCCAAGACTCAAGGAACGCACCGAGCAGCTTGCCATGACCCTTTCCGGCGGCGAGCAGCAGATGGTGGCCATCGGCCGCGGCATGATGGCCTGCCCCAAGCTGCTCATGCTCGACGAACCATCCCTTGGCCTGGCCCCCATTCTGATGCAGGAAATCTTCAACAATGTACGGGCTATTGCCGACCAGGGCGCTACGGTGCTTCTGGTGGAGCAGGACGTGAAGAACTCGTTGGCCCTTTCGGACCGGGCCTACGTGCTGGAGCACGGCCGCGTCGCTATGGAAGGCGAAGCCTCGCATCTGATGAACGATCCGCATGTGAAGACCGCCTACCTCGGCCTCTAG
- a CDS encoding ABC transporter substrate-binding protein translates to MKKLTMIVTMCAMVLAMHLGLGTAHAETVVKVGNILPLSGPSASVGQQGKQAREMAIEEINEAGGIKSLGGAKIELLYADSKSDPNVGVTEAERFINTEKVNVITGAWNSGVTYPSTAVAERYGVPYIVPVSVRDTITERGFKYVFRIAAKDSWWTRDQFAFLDDMQKEFGDELKTVAFVYENGDWGTGFAAQWVELAKEHGYEVVLNEPYPSSATDLTPVVNKIRRARPDVLMLVSNAADAILLTNTLADYKVSPKVIIGSGGGHADPTFLSATGDNAKYVFDIVEWEADVNKPGAKEVNAKYKERYGTNMTGEAVDAYVAMYVMADALERAGSLEPTAIRDALAATEYSGEGLITTYDSVKFDETGQNENAALAVVQINDIGNGLERITVWPKNARREGYTPVFPMPQK, encoded by the coding sequence ATGAAAAAACTGACAATGATCGTGACTATGTGTGCGATGGTCCTCGCCATGCACCTCGGGCTCGGCACCGCGCACGCCGAGACCGTGGTCAAGGTGGGCAACATCCTCCCGCTTTCCGGTCCCTCGGCTTCCGTGGGCCAGCAGGGCAAGCAGGCCCGTGAAATGGCCATCGAGGAGATCAACGAGGCCGGCGGCATCAAGTCCCTCGGCGGAGCCAAGATCGAGCTTCTGTACGCCGACTCCAAGTCCGACCCCAACGTGGGCGTGACCGAGGCCGAGCGCTTCATCAACACGGAAAAGGTCAACGTCATCACCGGCGCCTGGAACTCCGGCGTGACCTACCCCTCCACCGCGGTGGCCGAGCGCTACGGCGTTCCCTACATCGTTCCCGTGTCCGTGCGCGACACCATCACGGAGCGCGGCTTCAAGTACGTCTTCCGCATCGCGGCCAAGGACTCCTGGTGGACCCGCGACCAGTTCGCCTTCCTGGACGACATGCAGAAGGAGTTCGGCGACGAGCTGAAGACCGTGGCCTTTGTGTATGAGAACGGCGACTGGGGCACCGGCTTCGCCGCCCAGTGGGTGGAGCTGGCCAAGGAGCATGGCTACGAGGTGGTTCTGAACGAGCCCTACCCCTCCTCCGCCACGGACCTCACCCCCGTGGTCAACAAGATCCGCCGCGCCCGCCCTGACGTGCTGATGCTCGTCTCCAACGCGGCAGACGCCATCCTGCTGACCAACACCCTGGCCGACTACAAGGTCAGCCCCAAGGTCATCATCGGCTCCGGCGGCGGCCACGCCGACCCCACCTTCCTCAGCGCCACCGGCGACAACGCCAAGTATGTCTTCGACATCGTGGAGTGGGAAGCCGACGTGAACAAGCCCGGCGCCAAGGAAGTGAACGCCAAGTACAAGGAGCGCTACGGCACCAACATGACCGGCGAGGCCGTGGACGCCTATGTGGCCATGTACGTGATGGCCGATGCGCTGGAGCGCGCCGGCTCTCTGGAGCCCACGGCCATCCGTGACGCCCTGGCCGCCACCGAGTACTCGGGCGAGGGCCTGATCACGACCTACGACTCCGTCAAGTTCGACGAGACCGGCCAGAACGAGAACGCCGCCCTTGCCGTTGTGCAGATCAACGACATCGGCAACGGCCTGGAGCGCATCACCGTGTGGCCCAAGAACGCACGCCGTGAAGGCTACACCCCGGTGTTCCCCATGCCCCAGAAGTAG
- a CDS encoding ABC transporter ATP-binding protein, with protein MAMLELKNLTMDFGGLRAVDNLSLNIEKQAILGLIGPNGAGKSTAFNCVAGVYKPTGGEILFDGENIVGQKPWNLCKKGMARTFQIVKPFGTKSVLYNVMVGAFARTDSTEQARRDAEEVLEFLNMADKKDLRSSSLTIADRKRLEIARALATKPKLLLLDEVMAGLRPTEVDEMIAIIKQMRDNGVTVFVIEHIMRAIMALSDEIVVIHFGKKICSGEPQAVACDENVIKAYLGEDYAAA; from the coding sequence ATGGCCATGCTTGAGCTCAAGAACCTGACCATGGACTTCGGCGGCCTGCGCGCCGTGGACAATCTCAGCCTGAACATCGAGAAGCAGGCCATCCTGGGACTCATCGGCCCCAACGGCGCCGGCAAGTCCACGGCCTTCAACTGCGTGGCCGGCGTGTACAAGCCCACGGGCGGCGAGATCCTCTTCGACGGCGAGAACATCGTGGGCCAGAAGCCCTGGAACCTCTGCAAGAAGGGCATGGCCCGCACCTTCCAGATCGTCAAACCGTTCGGCACCAAGTCCGTGCTCTACAACGTCATGGTGGGGGCCTTTGCCCGCACGGACAGCACGGAGCAGGCCCGCCGCGACGCCGAGGAGGTGCTGGAGTTCCTGAACATGGCGGACAAGAAGGACCTCCGTTCCAGCTCCCTGACCATTGCCGACCGCAAGCGGCTGGAGATCGCCCGCGCCCTGGCCACCAAGCCCAAGCTGCTGCTTCTGGACGAGGTTATGGCCGGCCTGCGTCCCACGGAGGTGGACGAGATGATCGCCATCATCAAGCAGATGCGCGACAACGGCGTCACCGTCTTTGTCATCGAGCACATCATGCGTGCGATCATGGCCCTGTCCGACGAAATCGTGGTTATCCACTTTGGAAAGAAAATCTGTTCCGGCGAACCGCAGGCAGTGGCCTGCGACGAGAATGTGATCAAGGCGTACCTGGGAGAAGACTATGCCGCTGCTTGA
- a CDS encoding branched-chain amino acid ABC transporter permease, which produces MTPKQFKQTLLAVLIATAFLLPLVVQSPTYLHLLIMLYLFAYMTTSWNLVGGFAGVLPLGHSVFVGIGAYISTALWLQWGVSPWIGMLAGGLVAAFVGYLIGKPTLKMRGAYFALSTMAFVEGVRVIVENLDYLGPLKLNGPRGLNIPPLSPGEGGFWAFQFSTKEPYYYIILVMLIAVALLTWYISRSKLGYCLQAGGEEPEAAQALGVNVARSKVVAMVMSSFLTALAGTFLAQLTLFIYPKSVLTLDLSFELAFIALVGGRGSIAGPILGAFLLRPVSELSRIYFSDSLPGMHLIIYGVILIVVMLYQPRGLAEPLGRLFNKVAAKFTSGGSSETPGVTENAKEGA; this is translated from the coding sequence ATGACGCCGAAACAATTCAAGCAGACACTTCTCGCCGTGCTCATCGCCACGGCGTTCTTGCTGCCCCTGGTGGTGCAGAGCCCCACGTACCTGCACCTTCTGATAATGCTCTATCTTTTCGCCTACATGACCACGAGCTGGAACCTGGTCGGCGGCTTTGCAGGCGTGCTGCCGCTGGGCCACTCCGTGTTCGTGGGCATCGGGGCGTACATCTCCACGGCCCTCTGGCTGCAGTGGGGAGTCAGCCCCTGGATCGGCATGCTCGCCGGCGGTCTGGTGGCCGCCTTCGTGGGCTACCTGATAGGCAAACCCACGCTCAAGATGCGCGGCGCGTACTTCGCACTGTCCACCATGGCCTTTGTGGAAGGCGTCCGCGTAATCGTGGAGAACCTCGATTACCTGGGCCCGCTCAAGCTCAACGGGCCGCGCGGCCTGAACATCCCGCCGCTCTCTCCGGGCGAGGGTGGCTTCTGGGCCTTCCAGTTCTCCACCAAGGAGCCCTACTACTACATCATCCTGGTCATGCTCATCGCCGTGGCGCTGCTCACCTGGTACATCTCCCGCTCCAAGCTGGGCTACTGCCTGCAGGCTGGCGGCGAGGAGCCGGAAGCGGCCCAGGCCCTGGGCGTGAACGTGGCGCGGAGCAAGGTCGTCGCCATGGTCATGAGCTCGTTCCTCACGGCCCTGGCCGGCACGTTCCTGGCCCAGCTCACCCTGTTCATCTACCCCAAGAGCGTGCTGACCCTCGACCTCTCCTTCGAGCTCGCGTTCATCGCGCTGGTGGGCGGCCGCGGCTCCATAGCCGGGCCCATCCTGGGCGCGTTCCTGCTCCGGCCGGTCAGCGAGCTCAGCCGCATCTACTTCAGCGACAGCCTGCCCGGCATGCACCTCATCATCTACGGCGTCATCCTCATCGTGGTCATGCTGTACCAGCCGCGCGGACTGGCCGAACCCCTGGGCCGACTCTTCAACAAGGTCGCCGCCAAGTTCACCTCCGGCGGCTCCTCGGAGACTCCCGGCGTGACCGAGAACGCCAAGGAGGGTGCGTAA
- the gabT gene encoding 4-aminobutyrate--2-oxoglutarate transaminase: MPQTNAALFERRKKAVAKGVSNIGPIFVDHAEGAAFVDMDGREFIDFAGGIGVVNVGHCNTKVVDAIKEQADKLLHSCFHIAMYEGYVALAEKLVEISPGDFEKRAAFFNSGAEAVENAVKISRCASGKPGVIVFENSFHGRTLLTMTMTSKVKPYKFNFGPYAPEVYRMISAYCYRCPLGKEYPACECACADKLKDFFISNAAAENIACLIAEPILGEGGFITPPPEYFPKLQQICKDNDIIFVVDEVQAGMGRTGTMFAMEHWGVAADLTTVAKSMGGGMPISGVVGRADIMDAPHPGGLGGTYGGNPVSCAASLAAIDALQNDGLLDRAKELGADLRSRFEALQKKHPIIGDIRGKGPMLALEMVEDPTTKEPATAKTKALTAYCLEHGLILLSCGNYGNVIRTLMPLVITEEQLDKGMAILDAGLTAVCA, translated from the coding sequence ATGCCCCAAACCAATGCAGCTCTATTTGAACGACGCAAAAAAGCCGTTGCCAAGGGAGTCTCCAACATCGGCCCCATCTTCGTAGACCACGCCGAAGGCGCGGCCTTCGTCGACATGGACGGCCGTGAGTTCATCGATTTCGCCGGCGGCATCGGCGTCGTCAACGTAGGCCACTGCAACACCAAGGTTGTCGACGCCATCAAGGAACAGGCCGACAAGCTGCTGCACTCCTGCTTCCATATTGCCATGTACGAAGGGTACGTGGCCCTGGCCGAAAAGCTGGTCGAGATCTCCCCCGGCGACTTCGAAAAGCGCGCCGCCTTCTTCAACAGCGGCGCCGAGGCCGTGGAGAACGCCGTGAAGATCTCCCGCTGCGCCAGCGGCAAGCCCGGCGTCATTGTCTTCGAGAACAGCTTCCACGGCCGCACCCTGCTGACCATGACCATGACCAGCAAGGTCAAGCCCTACAAGTTCAACTTCGGCCCGTACGCGCCGGAGGTCTACCGCATGATCTCCGCCTACTGCTACCGCTGCCCGCTGGGCAAGGAGTACCCCGCCTGCGAGTGCGCCTGCGCCGACAAGCTCAAGGACTTCTTCATCAGCAACGCCGCGGCCGAGAACATCGCCTGCCTCATCGCCGAGCCCATCCTCGGCGAGGGCGGTTTCATCACCCCGCCGCCCGAGTACTTCCCCAAGCTGCAGCAGATATGCAAGGATAACGACATCATTTTCGTGGTCGACGAGGTCCAGGCCGGCATGGGCCGCACCGGCACCATGTTCGCCATGGAGCACTGGGGCGTGGCCGCGGACCTGACCACAGTGGCCAAGAGCATGGGCGGCGGCATGCCCATCTCCGGCGTGGTGGGCCGCGCCGACATCATGGATGCGCCGCATCCCGGCGGTCTGGGCGGCACATACGGCGGCAACCCAGTGAGCTGCGCCGCCTCCCTGGCCGCCATCGACGCCCTGCAGAACGACGGCCTGCTGGACCGGGCCAAGGAGCTGGGCGCGGACCTGCGCAGCCGCTTCGAAGCGCTGCAGAAGAAGCACCCCATCATCGGCGACATCCGCGGCAAGGGCCCCATGCTGGCCCTGGAGATGGTGGAGGACCCGACCACCAAGGAGCCGGCAACGGCCAAGACCAAGGCGCTCACCGCCTACTGCCTGGAGCACGGCCTGATCCTGCTGTCCTGCGGCAACTACGGCAACGTCATCCGCACACTCATGCCGCTGGTCATCACCGAGGAGCAGCTGGACAAGGGCATGGCCATTCTGGACGCCGGCCTGACCGCCGTGTGCGCATAG